From a region of the Halolamina sp. CBA1230 genome:
- a CDS encoding long-chain fatty acid--CoA ligase, whose amino-acid sequence MDIREAERGFDHPVIDDDTLPAMFEASAERNADEVAQRYKGGIYDRSLVAEDVIPEAPQGDYADLRYAETRDIVRNLAAGFRDLGVEAGDRVGIFADTRMEWAHSDLGVLAAGGVVNTVYSGSSESQTEYLLGDAGSEGVVVENDDLLRTVLNVEDELDLSFIVVMDEPADGSGAAGAVRDRDDVLTLGDLHERGAEAFDEDAYEGWLDERDGDDLASLVYTSGTTGQPKGVELTHWNFRSNVNQCYRRFGPRPDRDPDMPTTDTDTAALSFLPLAHVFERLSGHFLMFASGATIAYAESPDTLREDFKLIAPTTFTSVPRVYEKLYGAVREQASESPVKQRIFEWAVDVAREYERTESPGTLLSLKHDIGDRLVYSSVREALGDNVDFFVSGGGSLSEDLCRLFHGMGVPILEGYGLTETAPVVSVNPIEDPKPGTIGPPVVDVETKLDESIGVMGDDIEGKTGELLVRGPNVTDGYWEKPEATDEAFEAADDGGEPWFRTGDVVEIRPDGYITFRERAKQLMKLSTGKMVPPGPIEDAFADNELIEQAMVVGDSRKFVGALIVPAFDAVRAWGEREGLDLPDDDAELCHDDRVRDRIQAEVERINEDFESHERIKQFRLVPEEFTPENDLLTPTMKKKRRKILDRWGDEVEELYE is encoded by the coding sequence ATGGACATCCGTGAGGCCGAGCGGGGGTTCGACCACCCCGTCATCGACGACGACACGCTGCCGGCGATGTTCGAGGCCAGCGCCGAGCGCAACGCCGACGAGGTGGCCCAGCGCTACAAAGGGGGGATCTACGACCGCTCGCTGGTCGCGGAGGACGTGATCCCTGAGGCGCCCCAAGGAGATTACGCCGACCTGCGCTACGCGGAGACCCGCGATATCGTGCGCAACCTCGCCGCCGGGTTCCGCGATCTCGGCGTCGAGGCCGGCGACCGCGTGGGGATCTTCGCCGACACGCGAATGGAGTGGGCCCACAGCGACCTCGGCGTGCTCGCCGCCGGCGGCGTGGTGAACACCGTCTACAGCGGCTCCTCCGAGAGCCAGACCGAGTACCTGCTGGGCGACGCCGGCTCCGAGGGTGTAGTCGTGGAGAACGACGACCTGCTGCGGACGGTGCTGAACGTCGAGGACGAACTCGATCTCTCCTTCATCGTCGTGATGGACGAACCCGCCGACGGCAGCGGTGCCGCGGGGGCGGTGCGAGACCGCGACGACGTGCTCACGCTGGGCGACCTGCACGAGCGCGGCGCCGAGGCGTTCGACGAGGACGCCTACGAGGGGTGGCTCGACGAGCGCGACGGCGACGACCTCGCGAGCCTCGTGTACACCTCCGGCACCACCGGCCAGCCGAAGGGAGTGGAGCTCACCCACTGGAACTTCCGGTCGAACGTGAACCAGTGCTACCGGCGGTTCGGCCCGCGGCCGGACCGCGACCCCGACATGCCGACGACCGACACCGACACGGCGGCGCTCTCCTTCCTCCCGTTGGCCCACGTGTTCGAGCGCCTCTCCGGCCACTTCCTCATGTTCGCGAGCGGGGCGACCATCGCCTACGCCGAGAGCCCGGACACGCTGCGGGAGGACTTCAAGCTGATCGCGCCGACGACGTTCACCAGCGTCCCGCGCGTGTACGAGAAGCTCTACGGCGCCGTGCGCGAGCAGGCCAGCGAGTCGCCCGTCAAACAGCGCATCTTCGAGTGGGCCGTCGACGTGGCCCGCGAGTACGAGCGCACTGAGAGCCCGGGAACCCTGCTCTCGCTGAAACACGACATCGGCGACAGACTCGTCTACTCCAGCGTCCGCGAGGCGCTGGGGGACAACGTCGACTTCTTCGTCTCCGGCGGCGGCAGCCTCTCGGAGGACCTCTGCCGGCTGTTCCACGGGATGGGGGTCCCGATCCTGGAGGGGTACGGGCTCACCGAGACGGCGCCCGTCGTGAGCGTCAACCCCATCGAGGACCCCAAACCGGGCACCATCGGCCCGCCGGTCGTCGACGTGGAGACGAAACTCGACGAGTCCATCGGCGTGATGGGCGACGACATCGAGGGGAAGACGGGCGAACTGCTCGTCCGCGGCCCGAACGTCACCGACGGCTACTGGGAGAAGCCCGAGGCGACCGACGAGGCGTTCGAGGCGGCCGACGACGGCGGCGAGCCGTGGTTCCGGACCGGCGACGTGGTCGAGATCCGGCCGGACGGCTACATCACGTTCCGCGAACGCGCCAAACAGCTCATGAAGCTCTCGACGGGGAAGATGGTCCCGCCCGGCCCCATCGAGGACGCGTTCGCCGACAACGAACTGATCGAGCAGGCGATGGTGGTCGGCGACAGCCGGAAGTTCGTCGGCGCGCTGATCGTCCCGGCGTTCGACGCGGTCCGAGCGTGGGGCGAGCGTGAGGGGTTGGACCTGCCCGACGACGACGCCGAACTCTGCCACGACGACCGCGTGCGCGACCGGATACAGGCGGAGGTCGAGCGGATCAACGAGGACTTCGAGAGCCACGAGCGGATCAAGCAGTTCCGGCTGGTGCCCGAGGAGTTCACCCCCGAGAACGACCTGCTGACGCCGACGATGAAGAAGAAACGTCGAAAGATCCTGGACCGATGGGGCGACGAGGTCGAGGAGCTGTACGAGTAG
- a CDS encoding right-handed parallel beta-helix repeat-containing protein, translating into MDRRKFIAGIGALSAAGAVGTGAFTSASADRTVSVSVAGDASAFLAMDTSGTANGEFASINSDQIELDFSESSAGGDGLGLDSTYEFDDVFRITNQGTQPVYVWANFSGGSLDDDDIWFYPDSNSDRELNDGTNEVVTLPVGETVEVGVHIDTSTLSSTGTENLTATLSASVGVPNSSSPTDPSGEDAAVVSENPDDGEYSSIQTAINEVDGTTIYVEDGVYDEQLRIGKDDLTIEGESRDGVIIRPTSFESVNARGKEAVTINPVVPEEAGGDPSLTNESWWRSQRGHYEVSGVTLRNLTIDGVNDDDNRAGIYAAHAEDYTIENVVCKNHGELGTNGGVGSGNGWCRNATFRNVEFVDNGDGGMLAFRSDGFTIDGLTVENCGGDGVDIHGDDHTLTDVTVYGSGTNGIEFTQGGNNVLQDSEVYDNGTGIDIEKIGSDSIDPKPGETEITIESTDIYDNGTGLRIGKGGSHDHDDLGVDAAGNWWGSANGPNSAEGDDIVIADGIDPVLNLATWLDGPVGSGSPVYGAGFVKPGANTLDIDGDGVTEMGVESASDPADSGDVAHVTSAGSETTDFATSAVQLNPDDPPTLGELTDGTTDLVYEYYEGVDNSGAAPDEVYLLIAESDGTRHVVFHTSNDNKHLNSPPSDETWLSRNVHKEIAGNPDPEDNPNYNWREFTAEGYPSLGSADGTDLSDEFGDDAELITVAAGRGGTSGTTADVYYRDLQCDGDTYGFPTE; encoded by the coding sequence ATGGACCGACGCAAATTCATCGCAGGGATCGGAGCGCTCAGCGCCGCCGGAGCAGTCGGAACGGGGGCGTTCACGAGTGCCTCCGCCGACCGAACAGTCAGTGTATCCGTCGCCGGGGACGCCAGCGCGTTCCTCGCGATGGACACCAGTGGCACCGCCAACGGCGAGTTCGCATCGATAAACAGTGACCAAATCGAACTGGACTTCTCCGAAAGCAGTGCCGGTGGTGACGGCCTCGGACTCGACTCCACCTACGAGTTCGACGACGTGTTCCGCATCACGAACCAAGGCACCCAGCCCGTCTACGTCTGGGCGAACTTCAGCGGCGGGAGTCTGGACGACGACGACATTTGGTTCTACCCCGACAGTAATTCGGACCGTGAACTGAACGACGGGACAAACGAGGTCGTCACACTTCCGGTCGGCGAGACGGTGGAGGTGGGCGTCCACATCGACACGTCCACACTCAGTTCGACCGGGACGGAGAACCTGACGGCGACGCTGAGCGCGAGCGTCGGCGTGCCGAACAGCTCCAGCCCGACCGACCCGTCCGGGGAGGACGCCGCAGTCGTGAGCGAGAACCCGGACGACGGGGAATACAGTTCTATCCAGACCGCGATCAACGAGGTAGACGGGACAACCATCTACGTCGAAGACGGCGTCTACGACGAACAGCTCCGAATCGGCAAGGATGATCTCACCATCGAAGGTGAAAGTCGAGACGGCGTCATCATCCGACCCACCAGCTTCGAGAGTGTCAACGCGAGAGGAAAGGAGGCAGTCACTATCAACCCCGTTGTACCTGAAGAGGCAGGCGGCGATCCTTCCCTCACTAACGAGAGTTGGTGGCGGAGCCAACGCGGTCACTACGAAGTGTCGGGTGTGACTCTTCGTAACCTTACCATCGATGGTGTTAACGACGATGACAACCGGGCGGGTATCTACGCGGCGCACGCGGAGGACTACACTATCGAGAACGTCGTCTGTAAGAATCACGGCGAGCTAGGCACTAACGGTGGCGTCGGATCCGGTAACGGGTGGTGTCGGAATGCAACGTTCCGTAATGTCGAGTTCGTAGACAACGGCGACGGAGGCATGCTGGCCTTCCGGAGTGACGGATTCACGATCGACGGCCTCACTGTCGAGAACTGTGGCGGCGACGGCGTCGACATCCACGGCGACGACCACACGCTGACCGACGTCACCGTGTACGGAAGCGGGACGAACGGTATCGAGTTCACGCAGGGCGGCAACAACGTCCTACAGGATAGCGAAGTCTACGACAACGGTACCGGAATCGACATCGAGAAGATCGGGAGCGATTCGATCGATCCGAAGCCTGGCGAGACGGAGATCACCATCGAATCGACCGATATCTACGACAACGGTACCGGTCTCAGGATCGGGAAGGGCGGCAGCCACGATCACGACGACCTCGGTGTCGATGCAGCCGGTAACTGGTGGGGTTCGGCGAACGGACCGAACAGTGCTGAGGGAGACGACATCGTGATCGCGGACGGCATCGATCCCGTCCTCAACCTCGCGACGTGGCTGGACGGTCCGGTTGGCAGCGGCAGTCCGGTCTACGGCGCCGGATTCGTCAAGCCCGGTGCCAACACGCTGGACATCGACGGGGACGGAGTCACGGAGATGGGCGTCGAGTCCGCTTCGGACCCGGCCGACTCCGGGGACGTCGCACACGTCACGTCCGCGGGAAGTGAGACGACCGACTTCGCTACCTCGGCAGTCCAACTGAATCCCGATGACCCGCCGACGCTGGGAGAACTGACTGACGGAACGACGGACCTCGTCTACGAGTATTACGAGGGCGTCGACAACTCGGGTGCCGCGCCCGACGAGGTGTACCTGCTCATCGCCGAGTCCGACGGTACCCGACATGTGGTCTTCCACACCTCAAATGACAACAAGCACCTGAACTCACCGCCTTCGGACGAAACGTGGCTTAGCCGGAACGTCCACAAAGAGATCGCCGGTAACCCGGACCCGGAGGACAACCCGAACTACAACTGGCGAGAGTTCACTGCCGAGGGGTACCCGAGCCTCGGGAGCGCCGATGGAACCGATCTTTCCGACGAGTTCGGGGACGACGCCGAGCTCATCACCGTCGCAGCGGGTCGCGGCGGAACGAGCGGTACCACGGCAGACGTGTACTACCGCGATCTGCAGTGTGACGGGGATACCTACGGGTTCCCGACTGAATGA
- a CDS encoding DUF1102 domain-containing protein, with product MDRRKFIAGLGSLTAAGAAGIGTGAFTSVSADRTVSVSVADDSSAFLTLKQHVGGRPNQVFSSYEDGQLVLDFDETDVGGGGVNQDAVTEFANVFKLENHGTQAVNVWFEHDIPGVTFYRFDPDSNSLDSPSNAKIGLGTGAHMKIGVEVDTTASGAGDVDSLSGTVTIHASAESPT from the coding sequence ATGGATCGACGAAAGTTCATCGCCGGGCTGGGATCGCTTACCGCTGCTGGCGCAGCGGGCATCGGCACGGGCGCATTCACGAGTGTAAGCGCGGACCGAACAGTTTCAGTAAGCGTCGCCGACGACAGTAGTGCGTTCCTCACCCTGAAACAACACGTCGGCGGGAGACCAAACCAAGTGTTCTCCTCGTACGAAGACGGACAGTTGGTGCTCGACTTCGACGAGACGGACGTCGGCGGGGGAGGTGTGAACCAAGATGCAGTCACCGAGTTTGCGAACGTGTTCAAGCTGGAAAACCATGGCACGCAGGCTGTGAACGTTTGGTTCGAACACGACATCCCCGGTGTGACGTTCTATCGGTTCGACCCCGACTCGAACAGTCTCGATAGCCCGTCGAACGCAAAAATCGGCCTCGGTACGGGCGCACACATGAAGATCGGCGTCGAAGTCGACACGACCGCGTCGGGCGCCGGCGACGTCGACTCGCTCTCCGGAACGGTGACGATTCACGCGAGCGCGGAATCACCGACATAG
- a CDS encoding MBL fold metallo-hydrolase: protein MAIGDVQAVADATDVYYVDTGMYDTAEYGSVYVIDGERTAVVDSGTGGDYEQIVGALDELGVDSLDAVVLTHVHLDHAGGAGRLLEDFSDAQVYVHERGARHLIDPDRLVAGTKEAVGDQWQYYAEPVPVPEERLTRLADGDAVDLGDRTLTAHEAPGHAPHQHVFHDADAGIVYTGDAAGIYVPEVDTIRETTPPPQFDLDQARRDASTIAELEPEILAFAHFGPRAYDAEMLQGYKRTLMEWVEAVRRKRAALEDDEAVIEHFVDHADEMAGAEVWGEEKAEAEARLNTRGVLAYLEQKK, encoded by the coding sequence ATGGCCATCGGCGACGTTCAGGCGGTCGCGGACGCGACCGACGTCTACTACGTCGACACCGGGATGTACGACACCGCCGAGTACGGGTCCGTCTACGTCATCGACGGCGAGCGCACCGCCGTCGTGGACTCCGGCACCGGCGGCGACTACGAGCAGATCGTCGGCGCGCTCGACGAACTCGGGGTCGACAGCCTCGACGCGGTAGTGCTCACGCACGTCCACCTCGACCACGCCGGCGGCGCGGGGCGACTGCTGGAGGACTTCTCGGACGCGCAGGTGTACGTCCACGAGCGCGGCGCGCGGCACCTGATCGACCCCGACCGACTCGTCGCCGGGACGAAAGAGGCCGTCGGCGACCAGTGGCAGTACTACGCCGAACCGGTGCCGGTGCCGGAGGAGCGACTGACCCGCCTCGCGGACGGCGACGCGGTGGATCTGGGCGATCGGACGCTCACGGCCCACGAGGCGCCGGGACACGCCCCCCACCAGCACGTGTTCCACGACGCCGACGCGGGGATCGTCTACACCGGCGACGCCGCGGGGATCTACGTCCCCGAGGTGGACACGATCCGGGAGACCACCCCGCCGCCGCAGTTCGACCTGGATCAGGCCCGCCGGGACGCGTCGACGATCGCGGAGCTGGAGCCGGAGATCCTGGCGTTCGCGCACTTCGGCCCGCGGGCGTACGACGCGGAGATGTTGCAGGGGTACAAGCGCACGCTGATGGAGTGGGTCGAAGCTGTGAGGCGGAAGCGGGCGGCGTTGGAGGACGACGAGGCGGTGATCGAGCACTTCGTCGATCATGCGGACGAGATGGCGGGTGCCGAGGTGTGGGGCGAAGAGAAGGCCGAGGCGGAGGCGCGGCTGAACACGCGGGGGGTGTTGGCGTACTTGGAGCAGAAGAAGTAA
- a CDS encoding IS5 family transposase, translating into MQTLPKSQLLRFVEQAFHLAQRAVSRYSSKYSKQRYTLHQHIVLLCLKVRKDTTYRTLLDELIEMPRIRNAINLTELPDPSTLCKAFDRLDMAVWRVLLNLSATLLPTNGVVGIDASGFDRSHASKHYTKRAKLTIQQLKVTLLVDTEANAILDLHVTTTRKHDSQIAPSLIKRNSDGVEILLGDKGYDDQKVRALARDKKIRPLIKHREFSSIHKAWNARLDADLYGQRSQNETVNSRLKRKYGTFIRSRHWWKQFRELVIGCLTHNLDQTL; encoded by the coding sequence ATGCAGACCCTCCCAAAGTCGCAGTTACTCCGATTTGTCGAGCAAGCATTTCACCTCGCCCAGCGAGCAGTCTCACGATATTCCTCAAAATACTCGAAACAACGCTACACGCTCCATCAGCACATCGTCTTGCTCTGTCTCAAAGTGCGGAAGGACACGACCTATCGAACACTCCTTGACGAACTCATCGAAATGCCTCGTATTCGGAACGCGATCAACCTCACTGAACTTCCGGACCCGTCAACGCTGTGCAAAGCGTTCGATAGACTTGATATGGCTGTCTGGCGCGTGCTGCTCAACCTCTCAGCTACCCTTCTTCCGACGAATGGTGTCGTCGGTATCGATGCTTCAGGCTTCGACCGTAGTCACGCCTCGAAACACTACACAAAGCGAGCGAAGCTAACAATTCAGCAGTTGAAGGTCACACTGTTGGTTGATACGGAAGCGAATGCGATTCTGGACCTACACGTGACAACGACCAGAAAGCACGATTCTCAGATCGCGCCATCGCTCATCAAACGAAATTCCGACGGCGTGGAGATTCTCCTTGGAGACAAGGGATACGACGATCAGAAGGTTCGGGCATTAGCCCGTGATAAGAAGATACGCCCGCTGATCAAACACCGCGAGTTCTCGTCGATCCACAAAGCGTGGAATGCACGATTAGATGCAGATCTGTACGGACAGCGAAGTCAGAACGAGACCGTAAATTCACGTCTCAAACGCAAGTACGGTACGTTCATCCGTTCTCGACACTGGTGGAAGCAATTCCGCGAACTTGTTATCGGCTGTCTCACTCATAACCTTGACCAGACACTTTGA
- a CDS encoding GTP-dependent dephospho-CoA kinase family protein, producing MLTLPPELREEFKEPFGPLFTDVETLLAEAEPPIIAVGDMVTYHLREAGHEPHVSVVDGLTERAAIPDEVREGLENAGERRIDVVNEPAELSRDLLLALREAVDAEADTLLVVEGEEDLATLPAVLAAPLGGSVVYGQPGEGMVLIPVTEDARAEMRDLLVRFDGDADAALAALGV from the coding sequence GTGCTCACGCTGCCGCCGGAGCTTCGGGAGGAGTTCAAGGAGCCGTTCGGCCCGCTGTTCACCGACGTGGAGACGCTGCTCGCCGAAGCCGAGCCGCCGATAATCGCGGTGGGCGACATGGTCACCTACCACCTCCGGGAGGCGGGCCACGAGCCACACGTCTCGGTCGTCGACGGGCTGACCGAACGCGCCGCCATCCCCGACGAGGTCCGCGAGGGACTCGAGAACGCGGGCGAGCGACGGATCGACGTGGTGAACGAGCCCGCGGAGCTCTCCCGCGACCTGTTGCTCGCGCTGCGGGAGGCCGTCGACGCCGAGGCGGACACGCTCCTGGTCGTCGAGGGCGAGGAGGATCTCGCGACGCTGCCGGCGGTGCTGGCGGCGCCGCTTGGCGGAAGCGTCGTCTACGGCCAGCCCGGCGAGGGGATGGTGCTGATCCCCGTGACGGAGGACGCGCGGGCGGAGATGCGCGACCTGCTCGTGCGGTTCGACGGCGACGCGGACGCCGCGCTTGCTGCGTTGGGTGTGTAG
- the spt4 gene encoding transcription elongation factor subunit Spt4, with product MADPRLACRECHYVNDPDSQSCDYCGSSSLTEDWAGYVIINHPEESEVADEMEVTEPGSYALKVR from the coding sequence ATGGCAGATCCGCGACTGGCGTGTCGGGAGTGTCACTACGTCAACGACCCCGACAGCCAGAGCTGTGACTACTGTGGCTCCTCCAGCCTCACCGAGGACTGGGCGGGGTACGTGATCATCAACCACCCCGAGGAGAGCGAGGTGGCCGACGAGATGGAAGTCACCGAGCCGGGGAGCTACGCGCTGAAGGTCCGGTAA
- a CDS encoding DNA-directed RNA polymerase, whose product MYKRVRLKDTVEVPPRNLADVTEERVRALLQDKLEGRMDEDVGSVVSVVEVHDIGDGAVLPNRPGVYYEAEFDAITYDPDMQEVVDGTVVEVVEFGAFVGIGPIDGLLHVSQISNEYLAYDGENQQLASSDSDRTLGVDDAVRVRIVTKSIDERNPRDSKIGLTAKQPGLGKHEWLAEEYEQRQEEEA is encoded by the coding sequence ATGTACAAACGGGTACGACTCAAGGACACGGTCGAGGTGCCGCCGCGGAACCTGGCCGACGTGACGGAGGAGCGGGTGCGGGCCCTGCTCCAGGACAAGCTCGAAGGACGGATGGACGAGGACGTGGGCAGCGTCGTGAGCGTCGTCGAGGTCCACGACATCGGCGACGGCGCGGTGCTCCCCAACCGACCGGGCGTCTACTACGAGGCGGAGTTCGACGCCATCACCTACGACCCGGACATGCAGGAGGTCGTCGACGGGACGGTCGTCGAAGTCGTGGAGTTCGGCGCGTTCGTCGGGATCGGCCCGATCGACGGGCTGCTCCACGTCTCCCAGATCTCCAACGAGTATCTGGCGTACGACGGCGAGAACCAGCAGCTCGCCTCCTCGGACTCGGATCGAACGCTCGGCGTCGACGACGCCGTGCGCGTCCGGATCGTCACCAAGAGCATCGACGAACGCAACCCCCGGGACTCCAAGATCGGCCTGACGGCCAAGCAGCCGGGGCTCGGCAAGCACGAGTGGCTCGCCGAGGAGTACGAACAACGACAGGAGGAGGAAGCGTAG
- a CDS encoding twitching motility protein PilT, translating into MSTTAVLDTNALMMPVELDVRVFDELDRLLGAYDAVTPRAVIAELEKLRDDNGEEGTAAAVGRDLAERCTVIETEESYADDAVVAAAVAAEGEVYAVTNDRPLRDRLLDAGVDVIGLRGRNTLAITET; encoded by the coding sequence ATGAGCACGACGGCGGTGCTGGACACCAACGCCCTGATGATGCCGGTCGAACTCGACGTGCGCGTGTTCGACGAACTCGACCGGCTGCTCGGGGCGTACGACGCCGTGACGCCCCGAGCGGTGATCGCGGAGCTGGAGAAGCTCCGTGACGACAACGGCGAGGAAGGCACCGCCGCCGCAGTCGGCCGCGATCTGGCCGAACGCTGTACCGTGATCGAAACCGAGGAATCGTACGCCGACGACGCCGTCGTCGCGGCCGCAGTCGCGGCCGAGGGCGAGGTGTACGCGGTGACCAACGACCGCCCACTCCGAGACCGCCTGCTCGACGCGGGCGTCGACGTAATCGGTTTAAGGGGGCGGAACACACTGGCGATAACTGAAACCTAG
- a CDS encoding translation initiation factor IF-2 subunit gamma, with protein sequence MVTENPTQPEVNIGLVGHVDHGKTTLVQALSGSWTDKHSEEMKRGISIRLGYADATLRRCPEEDEPECYTVDEHCDEHDVDTEIVRDVSFVDAPGHETLMATMLAGAAIMDGAVLVVSATEDVPQAQTEEHLMALDIIGIENVVIAQNKVDLVDQDRARENYRQIQEFVEGTVAEDAPVVPISAQQEVNIDLLIDAIEREIPTPERDPTADSRMYVARSFDINKPGTTADSLLGGVVGGSLAKGTLSEDDEIELRPGREVEEGGESEWRPMTTTVRSIQAGGNPVEEATPGGLLGVGTGLDPSYTKGDALAGQVAGEPGTLPPTIEGFEMDVELLDRVVGEGEDVEEISTGEPLMLTVGTATTVGAVTSARGGECEVSLKRPVCAEPGAKIAINRRVGARWRLIGIGTLKE encoded by the coding sequence ATGGTGACGGAGAATCCAACACAACCGGAGGTGAACATCGGACTGGTCGGCCACGTCGACCACGGGAAAACGACGCTCGTGCAGGCGCTGAGCGGTTCGTGGACCGACAAGCACAGCGAGGAGATGAAACGCGGGATCTCGATCCGACTGGGGTACGCCGACGCGACGCTGCGTCGGTGTCCCGAGGAAGACGAGCCCGAGTGCTACACGGTCGACGAGCACTGCGACGAGCACGACGTGGACACCGAGATCGTCCGCGACGTGTCGTTCGTCGACGCGCCGGGTCACGAGACCCTGATGGCGACGATGCTCGCCGGCGCGGCGATCATGGACGGCGCGGTGCTCGTGGTCAGCGCGACCGAGGACGTGCCCCAGGCCCAGACCGAGGAGCACCTCATGGCGCTGGACATCATCGGCATCGAGAACGTCGTCATCGCCCAGAACAAGGTCGACCTCGTCGATCAGGATCGGGCGAGGGAGAACTACCGCCAGATCCAGGAGTTCGTCGAGGGCACCGTCGCCGAGGACGCGCCGGTCGTCCCGATCAGCGCCCAGCAGGAGGTCAACATCGACCTGCTGATCGACGCGATCGAGCGCGAGATCCCGACGCCCGAGCGCGACCCGACTGCGGACTCCCGGATGTACGTGGCACGGAGCTTCGACATCAACAAGCCGGGGACGACCGCGGACTCGCTGCTCGGCGGCGTCGTCGGCGGCTCGCTCGCGAAGGGTACCCTGAGCGAGGACGACGAGATCGAGCTCCGCCCCGGCCGCGAGGTCGAGGAGGGCGGCGAGAGCGAGTGGCGCCCGATGACGACCACCGTTCGCTCGATCCAGGCCGGCGGCAACCCCGTCGAGGAGGCGACACCGGGCGGCCTGCTCGGCGTCGGCACCGGGCTGGACCCCTCCTACACGAAGGGTGACGCGCTCGCGGGGCAGGTCGCCGGCGAACCCGGCACGCTCCCCCCGACGATCGAGGGGTTCGAGATGGACGTGGAGCTGCTCGACCGCGTCGTCGGCGAAGGAGAGGACGTCGAAGAGATCTCGACGGGCGAGCCGCTGATGCTCACCGTCGGCACCGCCACCACGGTGGGCGCCGTCACCAGCGCCCGCGGCGGCGAGTGTGAGGTGTCGCTCAAGCGCCCCGTCTGCGCCGAACCCGGGGCGAAGATCGCGATCAACCGCCGCGTGGGCGCGCGCTGGCGGCTCATCGGCATCGGCACGCTGAAGGAATGA
- a CDS encoding AbrB/MazE/SpoVT family DNA-binding domain-containing protein, which translates to MAVEEAGETTVNASGGVTIPAAIRDALDVEEGDKIRWTADEDGRLSVEVIHQRERVFEEFEPMTRGDDRSADEVAESAWER; encoded by the coding sequence ATGGCAGTCGAGGAAGCCGGCGAGACGACGGTGAACGCCAGCGGCGGCGTGACGATCCCGGCAGCGATCAGGGACGCGCTCGACGTCGAGGAGGGCGACAAGATCAGATGGACGGCTGACGAAGACGGACGGCTCTCCGTCGAAGTGATCCACCAGCGAGAGCGGGTGTTCGAGGAGTTCGAGCCGATGACGCGGGGGGACGATCGGTCGGCGGACGAGGTCGCGGAATCGGCGTGGGAGCGATGA
- a CDS encoding PIN domain-containing protein, translating to MSGQVLLDSNVIIAALFEDDQEHRRGFEIVDGIDRGELPDGLVLSYALPEVLHPVQQSHGFERACDTLRRFEQSPRFHIEWLPKAQFRASLGVWERSAGANGAEFVDTTIAQFMRSNDVEYIYSFDDDFDDFDDVTRLNTAVDPFEP from the coding sequence ATGAGCGGGCAGGTTCTACTGGACTCGAACGTCATCATCGCGGCGCTGTTCGAGGACGACCAGGAGCATCGCCGAGGGTTCGAGATAGTCGACGGCATCGACAGGGGAGAGCTCCCGGACGGACTCGTCCTCTCGTATGCACTTCCCGAAGTGCTACATCCGGTGCAACAGTCACACGGGTTCGAGCGAGCGTGCGACACGCTTCGACGGTTCGAGCAGAGCCCACGGTTCCACATCGAGTGGCTCCCGAAAGCCCAGTTCCGGGCGTCGCTCGGTGTCTGGGAGCGATCCGCCGGCGCGAACGGCGCCGAGTTCGTCGACACCACCATCGCCCAGTTCATGCGCTCGAACGACGTCGAGTACATCTACTCCTTCGACGACGACTTCGACGATTTCGACGACGTCACGCGTCTGAACACCGCGGTCGACCCGTTCGAACCGTAG